One window of the Brevundimonas goettingensis genome contains the following:
- a CDS encoding F0F1 ATP synthase subunit B family protein encodes MTTPPVHAVPSDAPHAVAPADTHATTEAAHGGEHGSGGLPQFEFQHWFGQIVYLVFLFVILYALIAKVFAPRMRRVFDERASTISTAVETARQVQAEAAGQAEQAKAEVADARAKARATAAAAKARVTDEANRRAAEEEAVVSARIAEAETAIGKTRDAAMANVSTIATDTASAIVEHLTGKAATAAEVAAAVKGAA; translated from the coding sequence ATGACCACACCCCCCGTCCATGCCGTGCCCTCTGACGCGCCCCATGCGGTCGCGCCGGCAGACACCCACGCCACGACCGAAGCCGCCCACGGCGGCGAACACGGTTCCGGCGGCCTGCCGCAGTTCGAGTTCCAGCACTGGTTCGGGCAGATCGTCTATCTGGTCTTCCTGTTTGTCATTCTCTACGCGCTGATCGCCAAGGTCTTCGCCCCGCGCATGCGCCGGGTGTTCGACGAGCGCGCGTCGACCATTTCCACCGCCGTCGAGACCGCGCGTCAGGTCCAGGCCGAGGCCGCCGGCCAAGCCGAGCAGGCCAAGGCCGAGGTCGCCGACGCCCGCGCCAAGGCCCGCGCCACCGCCGCCGCCGCCAAGGCCCGCGTCACCGACGAAGCCAACCGTCGCGCCGCCGAGGAAGAAGCCGTGGTCAGCGCCCGCATCGCCGAGGCCGAGACCGCTATCGGCAAGACCCGCGACGCCGCCATGGCCAATGTCTCGACCATCGCCACCGACACCGCCTCGGCCATCGTCGAGCACCTGACCGGCAAGGCGGCCACCGCCGCTGAAGTCGCCGCCGCGGTCAAGGGAGCCGCCTGA
- a CDS encoding F0F1 ATP synthase subunit C has product MEVAAAKAIGAGLAMTGMIGAGIGVGNIFGSFLTGALRNPSAAASQVGNLFVGAALAEALGILSFVIGFLLYSGAN; this is encoded by the coding sequence ATGGAAGTAGCAGCCGCCAAGGCCATCGGCGCCGGCCTCGCAATGACCGGCATGATCGGCGCCGGTATCGGCGTCGGCAACATCTTCGGCAGCTTCCTGACGGGCGCCCTGCGCAACCCGTCGGCCGCCGCCTCGCAAGTCGGCAACCTGTTCGTCGGCGCCGCCCTGGCGGAAGCCCTGGGCATCCTGTCGTTCGTCATCGGCTTCCTGCTGTACAGCGGCGCCAACTAA
- a CDS encoding F0F1 ATP synthase subunit A, whose translation MADPLHQFRIQKYVDLPDVTLPVIGHVDLAFTNSHLAMTIGFLVVVLFLQLVTMSAKVVPGRLQASGETLFGMIDNMTDSIIGHDGKKYFPFVFAIFTFILAMNILGLFLSFTATSQLAITATFGVIAFSVVVVVGFVKNGLGFFKLFWPTGAPLVMRPVVGLIEFFSFLLRPLTLTLRLFGNMLGGHVALKVFAGFVATAVIGGAGWLGILIAPLSMGMTVGLTALEFLVAFLQAFVFAVLTCIYLNDVVNLDHAH comes from the coding sequence ATGGCTGATCCGCTTCACCAGTTTCGAATTCAGAAATACGTCGATCTCCCCGACGTAACCCTGCCTGTCATCGGTCACGTCGACCTCGCCTTCACCAACTCGCACCTGGCGATGACCATCGGCTTCCTCGTCGTGGTTCTGTTCCTGCAGCTGGTGACCATGAGCGCCAAGGTCGTTCCGGGTCGTCTTCAGGCTTCGGGCGAGACCCTGTTCGGCATGATCGACAACATGACCGACTCGATCATCGGTCATGACGGCAAGAAGTATTTCCCGTTCGTCTTCGCCATCTTCACCTTCATCCTGGCGATGAACATCCTCGGCCTGTTCCTCAGCTTCACCGCGACCTCGCAGCTGGCCATCACGGCGACCTTCGGCGTCATCGCCTTCTCGGTCGTGGTGGTCGTCGGCTTCGTCAAGAACGGCCTGGGCTTCTTCAAGCTGTTCTGGCCCACCGGCGCCCCGCTGGTGATGCGCCCGGTCGTCGGCCTGATCGAGTTCTTCTCCTTCCTGCTGCGTCCCCTGACCCTCACCCTTCGTCTGTTCGGCAACATGCTGGGCGGTCACGTGGCGCTGAAGGTGTTCGCGGGCTTCGTGGCCACGGCCGTCATCGGCGGCGCCGGCTGGCTCGGCATCCTGATCGCCCCGCTGTCGATGGGCATGACCGTCGGCCTGACCGCGCTTGAGTTCCTCGTCGCCTTCCTTCAGGCGTTCGTTTTCGCTGTTCTGACCTGCATCTACCTGAACGATGTGGTCAACCTGGACCACGCCCACTAG
- a CDS encoding type II toxin-antitoxin system HicA family toxin yields MPKDFYPELTALLLTAGWRRAENAKGSHEKWRHPDKGYAITVPRSKSRHTANGVLKQAGLPKAF; encoded by the coding sequence ATGCCCAAGGATTTCTACCCCGAACTGACCGCCCTCCTTCTCACCGCCGGCTGGCGTCGGGCCGAGAACGCCAAGGGGAGCCATGAGAAATGGCGTCATCCCGACAAGGGCTATGCGATCACCGTGCCGCGCTCCAAGAGCCGGCACACCGCCAACGGCGTCCTCAAACAGGCCGGATTGCCAAAGGCCTTCTGA
- a CDS encoding site-specific tyrosine recombinase XerD: MSGIVSSPRIEAFLEMMAVERDASPHTLSAYARDLADAEAGVGKGGLIAADETAIEDWYASLSLRGLSAATAARRRSAVRQFYRFALGEGWRQDDPSRRLDAPKQGRPLPKTLSREEIEALLAAAGKDDGAGATRMLALVELAYASGLRVSELLALRVEAVRRDPAWLIVRGKGGKERLAPLNSAARAAVKAWLEVRDARKPKKGPDSPWLFPSTGAEGHLTPRRFAQQLDQAAIDAGIDPARVSPHVLRHAFATHLLEGGADLRVVQTLLGHADIATTQIYTHVATDRLTQVVNQHHPLAKDD; the protein is encoded by the coding sequence ATGAGCGGGATCGTCTCCTCGCCCCGGATCGAGGCCTTTCTGGAGATGATGGCGGTCGAGCGCGACGCCTCGCCCCACACCCTGTCGGCCTATGCGCGCGATCTGGCCGACGCCGAGGCGGGGGTCGGGAAAGGCGGGCTGATCGCGGCGGACGAGACGGCGATCGAGGACTGGTACGCCTCCCTCTCCCTGCGCGGCCTGTCGGCCGCGACGGCGGCGCGGCGGCGCTCGGCCGTGCGGCAGTTCTACCGATTCGCCCTGGGCGAGGGTTGGCGACAGGACGATCCCTCGCGCCGCCTGGACGCGCCGAAGCAGGGCCGCCCCCTGCCCAAAACCCTGAGCCGCGAGGAGATCGAGGCCCTGCTGGCCGCGGCGGGCAAGGACGACGGCGCGGGTGCGACGCGGATGCTGGCCCTGGTCGAACTAGCCTATGCCTCGGGCCTGCGGGTGTCGGAGTTGCTGGCGCTCAGGGTCGAGGCCGTGCGGCGCGACCCCGCCTGGCTGATCGTGCGCGGCAAGGGCGGCAAGGAGCGGCTGGCGCCCTTGAACAGCGCGGCGCGCGCGGCGGTGAAGGCCTGGCTGGAGGTCCGCGACGCCAGAAAGCCGAAAAAGGGTCCGGACAGCCCGTGGCTCTTCCCCTCGACCGGCGCCGAGGGCCATCTGACGCCGCGCCGTTTCGCCCAGCAGCTGGATCAGGCCGCCATCGACGCAGGCATCGACCCGGCCCGGGTCAGTCCCCACGTCCTGCGCCACGCCTTCGCCACCCACCTGCTGGAGGGCGGCGCCGATCTCCGCGTCGTCCAGACCCTGCTGGGCCACGCCGACATCGCCACCACCCAGATCTACACCCACGTCGCCACCGACCGCCTGACCCAGGTGGTCAACCAGCACCACCCCTTGGCGAAGGACGACTAG
- a CDS encoding chemotaxis protein CheE produces the protein MVVVLRKERKSRLSAMIDQAGGISVGVALAQARAHLETLQAQSQAIVGERVAELAALKPPAPDAPDARQVLEHVYDLASAVIDAAGPFELIDLCAVAAGLCDLIDAAAEDRPFDWRIVTVHAQSMQLILSLPPEAVAERAQVLDSLKQVMAKKIPAAPGEANEIDPA, from the coding sequence ATGGTCGTCGTCCTCAGAAAAGAGCGGAAGTCGCGACTGTCGGCCATGATCGATCAGGCCGGCGGCATCAGCGTCGGCGTGGCTCTGGCCCAGGCCCGGGCCCATCTGGAAACCCTCCAGGCCCAGAGCCAGGCCATCGTCGGCGAACGCGTCGCCGAACTGGCCGCCTTGAAGCCCCCCGCCCCCGACGCGCCCGACGCCCGGCAGGTGCTGGAGCACGTCTATGATCTGGCCAGCGCCGTCATCGATGCGGCGGGACCGTTCGAGCTGATCGACCTGTGCGCCGTCGCCGCCGGCCTGTGCGACCTGATCGACGCCGCCGCCGAGGATCGCCCGTTCGACTGGCGTATCGTCACAGTCCACGCCCAGTCGATGCAGTTGATCCTGAGCCTGCCGCCCGAAGCCGTGGCCGAGCGCGCCCAGGTTCTGGACAGCCTCAAACAGGTCATGGCCAAGAAGATTCCCGCCGCTCCCGGTGAAGCCAACGAGATCGACCCGGCCTGA
- a CDS encoding F0F1 ATP synthase subunit B: MEFFNPELYALDNPELWVAVALALFFVILVVAGVFKMVGAQLDAKAAKIQSELDEAARLRAEAEALLKQIRAEKAEAEAQAAEMLRAAEADARVMETEAKAKLEETLARRQALAERRIAQAEAQASAEVKAAAADLASRAAEQILTARVSGQKSDPMLDAAIAQISARLN, encoded by the coding sequence ATGGAATTTTTCAACCCCGAACTCTATGCGCTCGACAACCCGGAACTCTGGGTCGCAGTCGCCCTGGCGCTGTTCTTCGTCATCCTGGTCGTCGCCGGTGTGTTCAAGATGGTCGGCGCCCAGCTGGACGCCAAGGCCGCCAAGATCCAGTCCGAACTGGACGAGGCTGCCCGTCTGCGCGCCGAGGCCGAAGCCCTGCTCAAGCAGATCCGCGCCGAGAAGGCCGAGGCTGAAGCCCAGGCCGCCGAAATGCTCCGCGCCGCCGAGGCCGACGCCCGCGTCATGGAGACCGAGGCCAAGGCCAAGCTGGAAGAAACCCTCGCCCGCCGTCAGGCCCTGGCCGAGCGCCGCATCGCCCAGGCCGAGGCCCAGGCGTCCGCGGAAGTGAAGGCCGCCGCCGCCGACTTGGCGTCGCGCGCCGCCGAGCAAATCCTGACCGCCCGCGTTTCGGGGCAGAAGAGCGATC
- a CDS encoding AtpZ/AtpI family protein, with translation MSQPTESREEAIKRLNDSASSLEARTRSQISQELAGQKAASQAWRILADLLGGVFVGLILGLLVDRFANTSPWGTIGGVLLGFGVSLWMGWRTSQRLMAEAKATGVEPETVPLDEDEED, from the coding sequence ATGTCCCAACCGACGGAATCGCGCGAAGAGGCGATCAAACGCCTCAACGACAGCGCTTCCTCGCTGGAGGCGCGGACCCGGAGCCAGATCTCTCAGGAGCTGGCGGGTCAGAAGGCAGCCTCGCAGGCATGGCGGATTCTCGCCGACCTGCTGGGCGGCGTATTTGTAGGCCTGATCCTGGGCCTGCTCGTGGACCGGTTCGCAAACACCAGTCCGTGGGGAACGATCGGCGGCGTCCTTCTGGGCTTCGGCGTGTCACTGTGGATGGGCTGGCGGACGTCGCAACGTCTTATGGCTGAAGCAAAAGCAACTGGAGTGGAGCCGGAGACGGTTCCCCTCGACGAAGACGAAGAAGACTAA
- a CDS encoding response regulator: protein MSNSFNENLRESAVFNLSNAVTMVVDDSAFGLDLTTLALRGFGIQVRYSCFSAADAIKILGDHQVDLILVDCEMPGMDGHEFVRWVRNSGLEPNAYIPIIMTAAHVRKSKVGDVRDCGANYLVTKPFSAASLLERLIWVARDTRPFLEVGEYKGPDRRMREARPRDRNERRADMIALNEKKARTLAEAIETAEPI, encoded by the coding sequence ATGAGCAACAGCTTCAACGAGAACCTGCGTGAAAGCGCGGTGTTCAACCTCAGCAATGCCGTGACCATGGTGGTGGACGATTCGGCCTTCGGGCTCGATCTCACCACCCTCGCCCTGCGCGGTTTCGGCATCCAGGTCCGCTATTCCTGCTTCAGCGCCGCCGACGCCATCAAGATCCTGGGGGACCATCAGGTCGATCTGATCCTCGTGGACTGCGAGATGCCTGGCATGGACGGCCATGAGTTCGTTCGCTGGGTCCGCAACTCGGGTCTGGAACCCAACGCCTATATCCCGATCATCATGACCGCCGCCCACGTGCGCAAATCCAAGGTCGGCGACGTGCGCGACTGCGGCGCCAACTATCTGGTGACCAAGCCGTTCAGCGCCGCGAGCCTGCTGGAGCGGCTGATCTGGGTGGCCCGCGACACCCGGCCTTTCCTCGAGGTCGGCGAATACAAGGGGCCCGACCGCCGGATGCGAGAGGCCCGCCCCCGCGACCGCAACGAACGGCGCGCCGACATGATCGCCCTCAATGAAAAGAAGGCACGGACCTTGGCCGAGGCCATCGAAACCGCGGAGCCCATCTGA
- a CDS encoding acetyl-CoA carboxylase carboxyltransferase subunit alpha — MATHYLDFEKPIAELEEKIEELGLLASTSGSFETEIAGLRKKAEQLRKKTYAGLDPWMKTQVARHPERPHFVDYLDGLFTDYVELRGDRQFGDDQAILGGLARFRGQAVVVMGHEKGHDTATRLTHNFGMARPEGYRKAVRLMDLADRFGLPVLSFVDTAGAYPGLGAEERGQAEAIARSTERGLTLGVPFITTVTGEGGSGGAIALAAANRVLMLEHSIYSVISPEGAAGILWRDGARAKDAAMAMKITGPDLMALKIVDRLIPEPVGGAHADREETVRAVGDVVEEELKALTPLSPDQLRKQRADRFYAIGRAA; from the coding sequence ATGGCCACGCACTACCTCGATTTCGAAAAGCCCATCGCCGAACTCGAGGAGAAGATCGAGGAGCTGGGGCTGCTGGCCTCGACATCCGGTTCGTTCGAGACCGAGATCGCCGGCCTGCGCAAGAAGGCCGAGCAACTGCGCAAGAAGACCTATGCCGGCCTCGACCCGTGGATGAAGACCCAGGTGGCCCGCCATCCCGAGCGTCCCCACTTCGTCGACTATCTGGACGGGCTGTTCACCGACTATGTCGAGCTGCGCGGCGACCGCCAGTTCGGCGACGACCAGGCCATCCTGGGCGGTCTCGCCCGGTTCCGCGGCCAGGCCGTGGTGGTCATGGGCCACGAGAAGGGCCACGACACCGCCACCCGCCTGACCCACAATTTCGGCATGGCCCGGCCCGAGGGCTATCGCAAGGCCGTGCGGCTGATGGATCTGGCCGATCGGTTCGGCCTGCCCGTCCTGTCCTTCGTCGACACCGCCGGCGCCTATCCGGGCCTGGGCGCCGAGGAGCGCGGTCAGGCCGAGGCCATCGCCCGCTCGACCGAGCGCGGCCTGACCCTGGGCGTGCCCTTCATCACCACGGTGACCGGCGAAGGCGGATCGGGCGGCGCCATCGCCCTGGCCGCCGCCAACCGGGTGCTGATGCTGGAGCACTCCATCTATTCGGTGATCTCGCCCGAGGGCGCGGCCGGCATCCTGTGGCGCGACGGCGCGCGGGCCAAGGACGCGGCCATGGCCATGAAGATCACCGGCCCTGACCTGATGGCGCTGAAGATCGTCGACCGCCTGATCCCAGAACCCGTCGGCGGCGCACACGCGGACCGGGAAGAGACGGTCAGGGCCGTCGGCGACGTGGTCGAGGAAGAGCTGAAGGCCCTGACGCCCCTGTCGCCTGATCAGCTGCGCAAGCAGCGGGCGGACAGGTTCTACGCCATCGGTCGCGCGGCCTGA
- a CDS encoding ABCB family ABC transporter ATP-binding protein/permease: MRGSERGGRGGRNKGPEARAGAPTDKLEDPNTFAALADLTRLVGRSGAPQLRLRLIAAILLTLAGKGLGVLAPLVLGAAVNHLSRGQGAGVSVGLGFAAFAVGWAMVRFLSAATPQISDVVFAPVRAAAQRRTAAETFAHALNLSLDFHQTKRSGSLSRTMDRGARSVDFLLRILAFNLVPTVVELALAAAVLGGKYDWRFAAVAVVVVVIYTGLTFGVSNWRIEHRRVMNAADSEAAGLAVDALLNYETVKSFGAEARAAEGYDRALGAYNVAALKANTSLALLNGVQALIMNVGLGVMAVLAGFEAAAGRMGPGDVTAAVLIMISLYAPLNILGFAYREIRQSFIDMEEMLKITRQTPQVADAAGAPDLPRAADARGGSIAFEGVSFRHDARANGLEDVDFFAAPGTTTALVGPSGSGKSTIVKLALRLLDPQSGRVLIDGRDLRDVTQSSLRQAVALVPQDVALFNDSLRVNIAFARPDADEAAIWAAAEAAELADFIRNLPDGMDTKVGERGLKLSGGERQRVGIARALLADPCLLILDEATSALDSRTEAAIQKTLRKAQAGRTTLVVAHRLSTIADADQILVLKAGRIVERGAHHELVARVGGEYAALWKKQTRGARAARAEALQASD; this comes from the coding sequence ATGAGAGGCAGTGAGCGCGGCGGGCGTGGCGGACGCAACAAGGGTCCGGAGGCCCGGGCGGGGGCTCCGACCGACAAACTCGAGGACCCCAACACCTTCGCCGCCCTGGCCGATCTGACGCGGCTGGTCGGTCGCTCGGGCGCGCCGCAGCTCCGCCTGAGGCTGATCGCGGCGATTCTGCTGACCCTGGCGGGCAAGGGTCTGGGCGTGCTGGCGCCCCTGGTGCTGGGCGCGGCGGTGAATCACCTGTCGCGCGGGCAGGGGGCGGGCGTCTCCGTCGGCCTGGGCTTCGCGGCCTTTGCCGTGGGCTGGGCCATGGTGCGCTTCCTGTCGGCGGCCACGCCCCAGATTTCCGATGTCGTCTTCGCTCCCGTGCGGGCTGCGGCCCAGCGACGCACGGCCGCCGAGACCTTCGCCCACGCGCTCAATCTGTCGCTGGACTTCCACCAGACCAAGCGGTCGGGCTCCCTGTCGCGGACGATGGACCGGGGCGCGCGGTCGGTCGATTTCCTGCTGCGCATCCTGGCCTTCAACCTGGTCCCGACGGTCGTGGAACTGGCGCTGGCCGCGGCCGTGCTGGGCGGCAAGTACGACTGGCGATTCGCAGCCGTCGCCGTCGTCGTGGTGGTCATCTACACCGGCCTGACCTTCGGGGTGTCCAACTGGCGGATCGAGCACCGCCGGGTGATGAACGCCGCCGATTCGGAGGCCGCCGGCCTCGCCGTCGATGCCCTGCTCAACTACGAGACGGTCAAGTCGTTCGGGGCCGAGGCGCGCGCGGCCGAGGGCTACGACCGGGCGCTCGGCGCCTATAATGTCGCGGCGCTCAAGGCGAACACCTCCCTGGCCCTGCTGAACGGCGTCCAGGCCCTGATCATGAACGTCGGGCTCGGGGTCATGGCCGTGCTGGCCGGGTTCGAGGCCGCCGCCGGCCGGATGGGCCCCGGCGACGTCACCGCCGCCGTCCTGATCATGATCTCCCTCTACGCCCCGCTGAACATCCTCGGCTTCGCCTATCGCGAGATCCGCCAGTCCTTCATCGACATGGAGGAGATGCTCAAGATCACCCGCCAGACGCCCCAGGTCGCCGATGCGGCGGGCGCGCCGGACCTGCCCCGGGCGGCGGATGCGCGCGGCGGTTCGATCGCTTTCGAGGGCGTCTCCTTCCGCCATGACGCCCGCGCCAATGGGCTGGAGGATGTCGATTTCTTCGCCGCGCCCGGCACGACCACCGCCCTTGTCGGCCCCTCGGGCTCGGGCAAATCGACCATCGTCAAGCTGGCGCTGCGGCTTCTGGACCCGCAGTCGGGCCGGGTGTTGATCGACGGGCGCGATCTGCGCGACGTGACCCAGTCCTCACTGCGTCAGGCGGTCGCCCTGGTGCCGCAGGACGTGGCCCTGTTCAACGACAGTCTGAGGGTCAACATCGCCTTCGCCCGCCCTGATGCGGACGAGGCGGCGATCTGGGCCGCGGCCGAGGCGGCGGAACTGGCGGACTTCATCCGCAATCTGCCCGACGGCATGGACACCAAGGTCGGCGAGCGCGGCCTGAAACTTTCGGGCGGCGAGCGTCAGCGCGTCGGCATCGCCCGCGCCCTGCTGGCCGACCCCTGCCTGCTGATTCTCGACGAGGCGACCAGCGCCCTGGACAGCCGCACCGAGGCCGCGATCCAGAAGACGCTCAGAAAGGCCCAGGCGGGCCGTACGACCCTGGTCGTCGCCCACCGGCTGTCGACCATCGCCGACGCCGATCAGATTCTGGTGCTCAAGGCCGGGCGCATCGTCGAGCGCGGCGCGCACCACGAACTGGTGGCCCGTGTCGGCGGGGAATATGCGGCGCTGTGGAAGAAGCAGACGCGCGGCGCCCGTGCGGCCCGGGCCGAGGCCCTGCAGGCGAGCGACTGA
- a CDS encoding DUF1902 domain-containing protein: MSEPFYVKAIWDPEAGVWYSESNIQGLTLETATLAEFESLAKHFAPELLAENLGLSGEVPVRFEASGGFDVIAA, encoded by the coding sequence ATGAGCGAGCCCTTCTACGTCAAGGCGATCTGGGATCCTGAAGCCGGGGTCTGGTACAGCGAATCCAACATCCAGGGCCTGACGCTGGAGACGGCGACCCTGGCCGAGTTCGAGTCGCTGGCGAAACATTTCGCGCCGGAACTTCTGGCGGAAAATCTGGGTCTGAGCGGGGAAGTGCCGGTTCGGTTCGAAGCTTCGGGCGGCTTCGACGTCATCGCAGCCTGA